The following proteins come from a genomic window of Halictus rubicundus isolate RS-2024b chromosome 8, iyHalRubi1_principal, whole genome shotgun sequence:
- the LOC143356299 gene encoding uncharacterized protein LOC143356299 isoform X2, translating into MASEVLVKLPKVPTVSTVQKVSFPQGKKPPSDIVAQLEQNMKFLQEQHQVTLVALHEEVDSLRQRNRDLQFQLVFSKGSAFVPSSPSSPEDNGTGFAKPKDSPGCVNVAPLQVELLEKDLQDMKISLQEAKTQNQYLSEIVEKQKKKLDSSTEQKASKQSVTDVGIQVDCFRLNQTDEADLRCVESM; encoded by the exons ATGGCATCCGAAGTGCTGGTTAAATTGCCGAAAGTACCAACGGTATCGACGGTTCAGAAAGTATCCTTTCCTCAA GGAAAGAAACCACCATCGGATATAGTAGCTCAGTTAGAACAAAACATGAAATTCTTGCAAGAACAACATCAAGTAACGTTGGTTGCTCTACACGAAGAAGTAGATTCTCTTCGGCAAAGGAACAGAG ATTTACAGTTTCAATTAGTATTTTCGAAAGGATCTGCTTTTGTACCTAGTAGTCCTTCATCCCCCGAAGATAATGGAACTGGGTTTGCGAAACCAAAG GATAGCCCAGGATGCGTGAATGTTGCACCGTTGCAGGTGGAACTATTGGAGAAAGATTTGCAGGATATGAAAATATCTTTGCAGGAGGCTAAGACGCAAAATCAGTACTTGTCCGAGATCGTTGAAAAACAGAAAAA GAAATTGGATTCGTCGACGGAACAAAAAGCAAGTAAACAATCGGTAACGGATGTTGGGATTCAAGTCGATTGTTTTCGACTGAATCAGACCGACGAGGCCGACTTGCGATGTGTAGAATCGATG TAA
- the LOC143356299 gene encoding uncharacterized protein LOC143356299 isoform X1 gives MASEVLVKLPKVPTVSTVQKVSFPQGKKPPSDIVAQLEQNMKFLQEQHQVTLVALHEEVDSLRQRNRDLQFQLVFSKGSAFVPSSPSSPEDNGTGFAKPKDSPGCVNVAPLQVELLEKDLQDMKISLQEAKTQNQYLSEIVEKQKKKLDSSTEQKASKQSVTDVGIQVDCFRLNQTDEADLRCVESMVKQLMKQIIDQRKEIEKLKEVLENAASVNKGARSRDSNNGHHNRGSPTSSMQEQMPHKFPPLQSQSYWHRRTPRNGKNRHDKQDHLPEVDFTVFPQLEYKQLENMYHHYKIHRNYWLHTSQKDRRDTDNNHHHHQHQHHYRHNNHNNHNNHNNHHDHRRDYKDRNPKDHQKEFVDSAEGSREADKSTASKS, from the exons ATGGCATCCGAAGTGCTGGTTAAATTGCCGAAAGTACCAACGGTATCGACGGTTCAGAAAGTATCCTTTCCTCAA GGAAAGAAACCACCATCGGATATAGTAGCTCAGTTAGAACAAAACATGAAATTCTTGCAAGAACAACATCAAGTAACGTTGGTTGCTCTACACGAAGAAGTAGATTCTCTTCGGCAAAGGAACAGAG ATTTACAGTTTCAATTAGTATTTTCGAAAGGATCTGCTTTTGTACCTAGTAGTCCTTCATCCCCCGAAGATAATGGAACTGGGTTTGCGAAACCAAAG GATAGCCCAGGATGCGTGAATGTTGCACCGTTGCAGGTGGAACTATTGGAGAAAGATTTGCAGGATATGAAAATATCTTTGCAGGAGGCTAAGACGCAAAATCAGTACTTGTCCGAGATCGTTGAAAAACAGAAAAA GAAATTGGATTCGTCGACGGAACAAAAAGCAAGTAAACAATCGGTAACGGATGTTGGGATTCAAGTCGATTGTTTTCGACTGAATCAGACCGACGAGGCCGACTTGCGATGTGTAGAATCGATGGTAAAACAATTAATGAAACAGATTATAGATCAAaggaaagaaattgaaaagttaaaagaAGTACTAGAAAATGCAGCAAGTGTTAATAAAGGTGCTCGTTCTCGCGACAGTAACAACGGTCACCATAATCGAGGATCACCAACGAGTTCTATGCAGGAACAAATGCCTCATAAATTTCCGCCTTTGCAAAGCCAGAGTTATTGGCATCGTCGAACGCCTAG AAATGGCAAAAATCGACACGATAAACAAGATCATCTGCCGGAAGTGGACTTTACGGTGTTCCCGCAACTTGAATATAAGCAACTTGAAAATATGTACCACCATTATAAAATTCACCGAAATTATTGGCTTCACACGTCGCAGAAAGATCGAAGAGATACCGATAACAATCATCATCACCACCAACATCAACATCATTATCGTCATAATAATCATAACAATCATAATAACCACAATAATCATCATGATCACCGACGGGACTATAAGGACAGAAATCCGAAGGATCATCAGAAAGAATTCGTTGATTCGGCGGAAGGATCGAGAGAAGCAGATAAATCGACGGCTAGTAAATCATAA